DNA sequence from the Pseudophryne corroboree isolate aPseCor3 chromosome 6, aPseCor3.hap2, whole genome shotgun sequence genome:
TTTGAAGGTACAAGATGGATAAATGTAGGCATGTGGGCCGATTGCGGCTTGCTCAGGACCATTCAATACTGAACCCTCAAAAGTGGCACTGTGTAGACTGTAACACTACAGAATCTGTGTGGGCCTGCCTGAGCTGTGCACATGTGGCATGTGGTCGGTACATTGAAGAACATGCACTTCGACACTTTCAGGAAAGTAACCATCCTATGGCACTGGAGGTGAATGAACTGTACGTTTTCTGTTACCTCTGTGATGATTATGTTCTCAATGACAATGCCACTGGTGACCTTAAACTTTTACGCAGCACATTGAGTGCAATTAAAAGTCAAAACTATGACTGCACAACGCGTAGTGGCCGGACATTGCGATCAATGGTAGCTGTTGATGATGCATATTCTTCTCCTCAAGGTACAAAGGCACTTCTTCAAAATGAAGACCTCACGTTTACTGCTCTTTGGCATCGGAGACATGCTTTGTTAGGGAAAGTATTTAGATCATGGTTTTCTCTGACTCCCAAATGTAAACAAAGGTTAGAAGAAGAACGGCTCAAGGAGGTGACAAAACAAAAGAGGGAGGAAGCCAGGAAGAGACGTCAGATGCTAAAGCACAAGTTAAAAGAAGAGATGGAAAGCAATCCCCCAAGAAAGAGTTCCCGCTTGCAACAGCAATTGCAAACGCCGCCCAAGACGGTATCTCCAACATTGCAGAAAATGCACCAAAAAGCTTCTCCCACCACAAAACAAGAACAATCAGGACCTACCTCGGAGAAAGCATGTAAGACAAAGTTAGGTGATTCTCCAATAAAAAGGAAACCCACTGTGACCCCTGGGGTGACAGGACTAAGGAACCTGGGGAACACTTGTTATATGAACTCTATTCTTCAAATATTGAGTCATTTgcacgttttccgggagtgtttctTACAGCTTGATCTCAATGAAACTCAGGAGTTATTAGCAGTTGCAGCCAATGGAAAGCCAAGATCGCAATGCCAGATACCTCCTCCTTCACATTACTCAAACACAAGAATAAAGCACACTAAAGTGGAAAGGTATTTGGTAAAGCGCCAAAATTCCTCATCTGGTCTAAGTGGCGGGGCGTCAAACAGTAGAAACATGGAACTCATTCAGCCTAAACCTAGCTCAGCACATATCTCCTTATGTCATGAGTTGCATACACTCTTCCAAGTTATGTGGTCTGGTAAGTGGGCGCTCGTCTCCCCCTTTGCCATGCTTCACTCAGTCTGGAGGCTGATCCCAGCCTTTCGTGGGTATGCACAGCAAGATGCTCAGGAATTTCTATGTGAACTTTTGGATAAAGTACAACAAGAACTGGAGACATCTGGGACCAGGTACCCAACCCTGATTCCCAGCTCTCAGAGGAAACTCATCAAACAAGTCCTGAATGTGGTCAATAATATTTTTCATGGACAGCTCCTCAGTCAGGTATGTTGATTAGTTGCAGCATGTAATTAGCAGATTCAGCCTGAGACTATTGCATTGATTTACGTTGGCTTAAGTAAGCTAAATTTTGTTGTGATTTTAGATTTTCACAAAAATGTGGTTATTGCACTGACAGATTATTCAAATATGCCAAATCTCACTTATAGATAATACTATTTGTGACTTTGTGCTCATGTCACAAAGCAGAGGCTTAAATGAATGTATCACAGTATGGATAAATGGGGTTTACAGGTTATCTGTTGTTCTTGGTTCACCAGATCCTTGTCTGTCATCACTATCTGTTATGTGAGCTCATGTTGTTCTTCCCTCATTAGTGGCATCTTTTTAATGTGTCGAGACATGTCATTAAACAGTTGCGTGA
Encoded proteins:
- the USP44 gene encoding ubiquitin carboxyl-terminal hydrolase 44 codes for the protein MDKCRHVGRLRLAQDHSILNPQKWHCVDCNTTESVWACLSCAHVACGRYIEEHALRHFQESNHPMALEVNELYVFCYLCDDYVLNDNATGDLKLLRSTLSAIKSQNYDCTTRSGRTLRSMVAVDDAYSSPQGTKALLQNEDLTFTALWHRRHALLGKVFRSWFSLTPKCKQRLEEERLKEVTKQKREEARKRRQMLKHKLKEEMESNPPRKSSRLQQQLQTPPKTVSPTLQKMHQKASPTTKQEQSGPTSEKACKTKLGDSPIKRKPTVTPGVTGLRNLGNTCYMNSILQILSHLHVFRECFLQLDLNETQELLAVAANGKPRSQCQIPPPSHYSNTRIKHTKVERYLVKRQNSSSGLSGGASNSRNMELIQPKPSSAHISLCHELHTLFQVMWSGKWALVSPFAMLHSVWRLIPAFRGYAQQDAQEFLCELLDKVQQELETSGTRYPTLIPSSQRKLIKQVLNVVNNIFHGQLLSQVTCLACDNKSNTIEPFWDLSLEFPERYHCNGKENASQRPCLLTEMLAKFTETEALEGKIYACDQCNTKRRKFSSKPVVLTEAQKQLMVCGLPQVLRLHLKRFRWSGRNHREKIGVHVRFDQILNMEPYCCRESTATLKSDSFNYDLSAVVMHHGKGFGSGHYTAYCYNPEGGFWVHCNDSKLYACTVDEVCKAQAYILFYTQRDTQENGHSSNRLSDRGTLSTSLPSTPC